CGTTCGAGCGCACACTCGAATCGCCGGTCCTCGGCTTCGGTGCGCCGCGGCCCAGCTACTGGAGCGAGATCTACGTCGGCACGCAGGGCGCGATCTGGAATGCCATGTTCTGCTTCGGGTTCGTCGGGCTGGCCCTCTTCCTCGGCGCCATCGTGCTGGGAGCGGTGCGCACGGCAAGCGCACCCAATCTCTCTGCCCTCTGGATCCATACGAGCGTCGTCGTCGCCGCGTTCCTGTCGATCTTCTACGGTCTCGACCGCCAGCTCGTCTTCGTCGGGATCGCGGTCGCGGTGCTCCTGCGTGAGAAGTATCTCGGCAACTCCTCGTACTGGACGGCACAGCCCATCCCCTTTGCGAGAGCGCGCAATGAGGAGTGAGGGCCTGGCCCGCAGCGGCGTCGTCAGCCTCTTCGGCTCCGCCTTCGCAGCGCTCGCCGCCCTCGTCCTGACCGCGATCGTCGGAAATGCGCTGGGGGCCGACGGCACCGGGTTGTTCTTTCAGGCGATGGGAATCTTCACGATCCTCACGCAGGTGCTGCGACTGGGCACCAACAGCGCGATCGTGCGCTTCCTTGCCGAGCAGCGGGCGTTCGGACGCGCGGGTGCGGAGTGGCGCATCGTCGCCTACGCCCTGATTCCCGTCGCCGTCGTCTCAGCACTCGCCTCCCTTGCGATGTGGTTCTTCGCGGACGCACTGGGATCGTGGCTCGCGTCACCGGCGGACGCTGCGGCGCTCAGCGATCTGCTCCGCGCGATGGCACCGTTCGTGATCGCAGGCGCCGTCATCGGGGTGCTGCAGATCGCGGCGCGGATGCTGCGAGGGGTGACGACCTTCACCCTGCTGCAGAGCGTGCTCCTGCCCGCGAGCCGCCTCCTGACGGTGGCGGTCGCCGTCACCATGGTGGGAGCTGCGGCCTGGGGTGCCTTCGAGGCCTGGCTGTGGCCGCTGCCCGTGTGGCTGGTGCTAACGCTCGCGATTGTGGCGGGCCCGCTCCTGCGCGACTTCCGACGTCGACGGGAGAGCATCGCCGCCACCCGCCCGAGTGCTCTGACCTTCTGGAAGTTCACGGCGCCGCGTTCGGTGAGCTCGGGGCTGGAGACCGCGCTGGAGTGGTCCGATGTGCTGATCGTCGCCGCGCTCGCCTCCCCGGCTGCCGCGGGCGTCTATGCGGTGTTGACGCGTGCGGTGCGCGCCGGCGGTGTCGTTGACAAGGCCATGCGGGTCGCGGTGTCCCCGACGATCTCCGCCTTGCTCGCCACCCAGCAGCGCGACGAGGCGACGAGGCTGCACACGCGCGTCGTCCGCGCGATGCTGCTCTTGAACTGGCCGTTCTACCTGCTCCTGATCTCGATGGGCTCGGCTGTGCTCGCGATCTTCGGCGAGGAGTTCCGCTCCGGATGGGGGCCCATGGCGCTGATGGCCGCGGCGGTCATGTTCCAGACGGCGTGCGGGATGCTGCAGAGCATCCTCCTGCAGGGCGGGAAGAGCACCTGGCAGATGTACAACAAGTCGCTCGCCCTCGCCCTCAGCATCGGCGGCAACGTGCTGCTCGTGCCACTGTGGGGGCTCTGGGGCGCCGCCGTCACGTGGGTGGGCGTCGTGCTCGTCGACAACCTCATCGCCGCCTTCCAGGTGCACCGTGGCATGGGCGTGCAACTGGAGCCGTTGCGCCTGGTGCCATCGATGGCGCTGCCGGTCGCGGTCTTCGGAGGGGGAGGCTTCGCGTTCACCCTGTGGCTGGGTACCGGCATCCTCGCCCTGCTGCTGGCGGTGCCGGTGCTGTGCGCCGTGTACGGACTCGTTCTCTGGCTCCTGCGCGAGCGCCTGCAGATCGTTCCGCTGTGGCGGAAGGTCCCCGTCCTCGGGGCACGCGCCTGAGCTCAGCGCCGAAGGACGGCTCGGGCGAGGGCGCCTCCGGTGCGGACGAGGCGCCGTGGCCGCTCGTACCACGGGAGGCGGGCGACGGGCTGCTCCAGGAGGGCACGCACGACCTCGGCGCCCGGCGTTGCGATCTCCTGCGGCAGGTCGGCGCCGACGCCCGCGAACGTGTCCTGCAGCTGCTGCGCGAGCTGCTCGCGGGTGAGCGCACGACGCAGGATGCCGAACTTCTCCATCTCGGCGGTGAAGACCAGCTGATGGTCGTCGACGACCTCACCGCCACCCGGCACACGCGGCACGACGATCGGCACGATGCCGAGCTCCCTCATGTCCATGACACCGCCCGCACCGCCCTGCAGCACCACCGCGTCGGCGCTGC
The DNA window shown above is from Microbacterium keratanolyticum and carries:
- a CDS encoding glycosyltransferase, which translates into the protein MSRLVVVSAGTYHLPFDRLSIWMEEWLRDAVDTRVVMQHGPSCPVAGAENVEILPYAELLALCRSADAVVLQGGAGGVMDMRELGIVPIVVPRVPGGGEVVDDHQLVFTAEMEKFGILRRALTREQLAQQLQDTFAGVGADLPQEIATPGAEVVRALLEQPVARLPWYERPRRLVRTGGALARAVLRR
- a CDS encoding lipopolysaccharide biosynthesis protein: MRSEGLARSGVVSLFGSAFAALAALVLTAIVGNALGADGTGLFFQAMGIFTILTQVLRLGTNSAIVRFLAEQRAFGRAGAEWRIVAYALIPVAVVSALASLAMWFFADALGSWLASPADAAALSDLLRAMAPFVIAGAVIGVLQIAARMLRGVTTFTLLQSVLLPASRLLTVAVAVTMVGAAAWGAFEAWLWPLPVWLVLTLAIVAGPLLRDFRRRRESIAATRPSALTFWKFTAPRSVSSGLETALEWSDVLIVAALASPAAAGVYAVLTRAVRAGGVVDKAMRVAVSPTISALLATQQRDEATRLHTRVVRAMLLLNWPFYLLLISMGSAVLAIFGEEFRSGWGPMALMAAAVMFQTACGMLQSILLQGGKSTWQMYNKSLALALSIGGNVLLVPLWGLWGAAVTWVGVVLVDNLIAAFQVHRGMGVQLEPLRLVPSMALPVAVFGGGGFAFTLWLGTGILALLLAVPVLCAVYGLVLWLLRERLQIVPLWRKVPVLGARA